Proteins encoded together in one Gadus chalcogrammus isolate NIFS_2021 chromosome 18, NIFS_Gcha_1.0, whole genome shotgun sequence window:
- the scd gene encoding acyl-CoA desaturase, with translation MTVDTELHARNGHVLPEPPASIDTFDHSYKEQEGPKPPKEIVWKNVVLMTFLHAGAFYGLFQVPSASYMTLLWSGVCFVISALGVTAGAHRLWSHRTYKASLPLRVFLGLANSMAFQNDIFEWARDHRVHHKYSETDADPHNAVRGFFFAHIGWLMVRKHPDVIEKGRKLELSDLKADKVVMFQRKYYKSSVVLMCFMLPMVVPWYMWGESLWVAYFVPSLLRYTLVLNATWLVNSAAHMWGNRPYDTGINPRENKFVTFSAIGEGFHNYHHTFPYDYATSEYGMKLNLTTCFIDFMCFLGLATDRKRASRDIVQARVQRTGDASIRSG, from the exons ATGACGGTGGACACTGAGCTCCACGCTAGGAACGGACATGTTCTGCCGGAGCCGCCGGCGTCGATTGACACATTTGATCACTCGTACAAAGAACAGGAAGGCCCCAAACCTCCCAAGGAAATAGTATGGAAAAATGTAGTATTGATGACTTTCCTGCACGCCGGGGCATTCTACGGATTGTTCCAAGTCCCCTCAGCATCTTATATGACCTTGCTTTGGT CCGGCGTGTGCTTTGTGATCAGTGCTTTAGGGGTAACAGCGGGAGCCCACCGTTTGTGGAGTCACCGGACTTACAAGGCCTCCCTACCCCTACGAGTGTTTCTTGGCTTGGCTAACTCCATGGCCTTTCAG AATGACATCTTCGAGTGGGCACGAGACCATCGGGTCCACCATAAGTACTCTGAGACGGACGCAGACCCCCACAACGCCGTACGGGGATTCTTCTTTGCCCACATCGGATGGCTCATGGTTCGCAAGCACCCCGACGTCATAGAAAAAGGACGCAAGCTGGAGCTCAGTGACCTGAAGGCAGACAAAGTTGTCATGTTTCAAAGGAA GTACTACAAGTCGTCTGTGGTGCTCATGTGCTTCATGCTGCCCATGGTGGTGCCCTGGTACATGTGGGGAGAGTCCCTTTGGGTGGCCTACTTTGTGCCTTCCCTGCTGAGGTACACCCTGGTCCTCAACGCCACCTGGCTGGTCAACAGCGCCGCCCACATGTGGGGCAACAGGCCGTACGACACCGGCATCAACCCCAGGGAGAACAAGTTTGTGACCTTCAGTGCCATAG GTGAGGGATTCCACAACTACCACCACACGTTCCCATACGACTATGCCACGAGCGAGTACGGCATGAAGCTGAATCTCACCACCTGCTTCATCGACTTCATGTGCTTCCTGGGCCTGGCGACGGACAGGAAGAGGGCCTCCCGGGACATAGTGCAGGCCCGGGTACAGCGCACGGGCGACGCGAGCATTCGAAGTGGCTAA